The Chordicoccus furentiruminis DNA window AGTGCCAGCAGCCAGATCCGTCTGTCCGCCTCACGCCCTGTCAGTGCCCACGCGCGCTCAAAGTCCGCCAGTGCCTCCTCGTATTCGAGCAGCTGCATCGACGCGGCGCCGCAGTTGTGCCAGATCTTCGCCAGCAGCTCCGTTCCGTCCTTCGGAGCGGCTCCGGCCGCCTCCTGATACAGCGCGATCGCCTGGCCGAAACGTCTCCAGCCGGCGAGCGCATCCGCCTTCAGCAGGAGCCGTTCCGGCAAGGACGCCTTCTCCAGCTTCTCCAGCCTCTGAAAATAAGCGCGCATTTCCAGTGGTGTCAGATAATCCGCATCCACCAGAAGCGGGCCGAGATAGTCCGTCAGCGCTCCTCCGTTTTTCATGGCCCGCTCCATTCTGATCGCCGTGCCGGTCATCGCAAATTCCTCGACCAGCCAGCGGGTCAGCGCCTTTGACGTGATCGATTCGTCGATGAGAGCCGGCTGCTCTGTCACCAGCCAGCACAGCTCCTCCACGGACCGGAGATTCCGCGCCAGATCCGGAAGATAGTAGGGATGGCGGGCCGTTCCCGTCTTTGACAGCCGATATCCGGTCATGTTGATGACGCTCCTTCCTTCGCCTTGAATGATGAGAATGCAAGCGGCACCGTATAGGTCCATCGCTTTCCGGAAGACGGGAACCATTCCCCGAAGCCCAGATCCGTCACCTCAAGGCGGGCCTCGTCCGTGCCAGTACAGGAGGCGGCCAGTCTGAGCCGCGTCGCACGGTTCGGCCTGTCCGGAAGGCCGTCCGGGAGATATCGTTCGTTCCGATGCTGGGTGCCGTCCATCGAGATGACCGTGACGACCAGATCCTTCCTTCCGTCCGGGATGATCTCACAGACCGATTCGTTCTCGAACCAGTTGACGCCGGCCCG harbors:
- a CDS encoding tetratricopeptide repeat protein; translation: MTGYRLSKTGTARHPYYLPDLARNLRSVEELCWLVTEQPALIDESITSKALTRWLVEEFAMTGTAIRMERAMKNGGALTDYLGPLLVDADYLTPLEMRAYFQRLEKLEKASLPERLLLKADALAGWRRFGQAIALYQEAAGAAPKDGTELLAKIWHNCGAASMQLLEYEEALADFERAWALTGREADRRIWLLALAVAYPAERFRWEAETRGVPEDAAEAALREASEALSGPPGAEETADSGLLAAEADELRAAYHREAGRSDRRILS